One stretch of Filifactor alocis ATCC 35896 DNA includes these proteins:
- a CDS encoding Cna B-type domain-containing protein produces the protein MKKSLSILLAFVMFCSMILQFDNVVYAGEVPSNVITNIRLEDESGGAIYNIKQWQAMKVIMAFKLLDNEIHEGDTTTITLPKELLFVDVPIKFDVKDSNGKVVAIAKADHNKKTITLTYTDYPQSHSGVTGTLFFYSRIDHEKEKEKKTITLDFKVGNEIINGGSVEWEGPGQANGQFMEKASWKSSTNNNGISYGVFINRKGQDIKNGWLEDELQTEKTKYIENSLKVYKGSWQWNSNISDYQLKNERLVTNEVSVIWGQDGRSFKLNFGDLKPSEGLRVNYKVKIGYIPVDGEIFKNKANLKGQKIEEVERTNSYKYFAAGGQAEGYVYKIQIKKKGEDSGNPLPGATFDVIRVRSGQTVGTITSTTDGTGELGGLLLDDYKLVETEAPKGYQKLKDPIFVKPEDFGTNKIALKNIVNKEKEKEKITVTVTKKWENPDGTPLTGDKPTISLQLLKDGQSEGNPVELTNGNTTHEWKNLDKTDKYGNDHKYSVQEVGETGYNIKLGNDWYKVTYGADQQNGLTVTNKKKTPWTPMEPPTRDLKVTKFWKDKDNNDLNAPVEKIEVELYKDGAATGNKKELTKANNWTAEFKKLPVSATLGGENHNYTVKETGESGNAIQLNNKWYEVIYGGTMKDGLIVTNKEKNSWTPMVPPTRDIRVTKVWQNDSGTEIVPSVDEITVELYQDGKTTGKTLKLTSANNWAATFEKLPVSATLGGKNYEYTIKEVGVNGEKIELAGTWYRVSYGGTMVDGFVITNEKEVKPEKPDKPDKPDKPDKPNKPNGPTPPGGTTPSNGPTPSNGPTPPSATTPPDNPTQLENSTQTDKATKLNHSSKEKKTTLLKKIAQSGRHLPKTGDGANPAVYALALFALGSLLTVVGYRRRKNVN, from the coding sequence ATGAAAAAAAGTTTAAGTATTCTTCTTGCATTTGTGATGTTTTGTTCAATGATATTACAGTTCGACAATGTAGTATATGCAGGAGAAGTACCGAGCAATGTAATTACAAATATTAGACTTGAAGATGAAAGTGGTGGAGCTATTTATAATATAAAACAATGGCAAGCTATGAAAGTAATTATGGCTTTTAAGCTTTTAGATAATGAAATTCATGAAGGAGACACTACGACGATAACACTTCCTAAAGAACTTCTATTTGTAGATGTTCCAATCAAATTTGATGTTAAAGACTCAAATGGTAAAGTGGTTGCAATTGCAAAAGCAGACCATAATAAAAAAACAATTACTTTAACTTATACTGACTATCCACAAAGTCATTCAGGAGTAACAGGGACTCTGTTTTTTTATTCGAGAATAGACCATGAAAAAGAAAAAGAAAAGAAAACAATAACTTTAGATTTTAAAGTTGGCAATGAAATTATAAATGGTGGTTCAGTAGAATGGGAAGGACCGGGTCAAGCTAATGGACAGTTTATGGAAAAAGCTTCTTGGAAATCGTCAACTAATAACAACGGAATTTCATATGGTGTATTTATAAATCGAAAAGGTCAAGATATAAAAAACGGTTGGCTTGAGGATGAATTACAAACTGAAAAAACAAAATATATAGAAAATAGTTTGAAAGTTTATAAAGGTAGTTGGCAATGGAACTCAAATATATCAGATTATCAACTAAAAAATGAGAGACTTGTTACCAATGAAGTTTCAGTTATATGGGGACAAGATGGAAGAAGTTTTAAATTAAATTTTGGAGATTTGAAACCAAGTGAAGGTCTCAGGGTAAATTATAAGGTAAAGATTGGATATATTCCAGTAGATGGAGAAATATTTAAGAATAAAGCCAACCTTAAAGGACAGAAAATAGAAGAAGTTGAAAGAACAAATAGTTATAAATATTTCGCTGCTGGAGGGCAAGCAGAGGGATATGTATATAAAATTCAAATCAAGAAAAAAGGAGAGGACAGCGGTAATCCGCTTCCCGGCGCAACATTCGATGTTATTCGAGTGCGCAGCGGACAAACAGTCGGAACAATTACCAGTACTACTGACGGAACAGGTGAGCTTGGAGGTTTGCTTTTAGATGATTATAAGCTTGTTGAGACTGAAGCTCCTAAAGGTTACCAAAAATTAAAAGATCCTATCTTTGTTAAACCTGAGGATTTTGGAACTAATAAGATTGCATTAAAAAATATTGTAAATAAAGAGAAAGAAAAAGAAAAAATAACAGTAACAGTTACGAAAAAGTGGGAAAATCCGGATGGAACACCATTGACAGGAGATAAACCTACAATTAGCTTACAGCTTTTAAAGGATGGACAATCAGAAGGGAATCCGGTTGAGTTAACCAACGGAAATACTACTCATGAATGGAAAAATCTTGATAAAACAGATAAATATGGAAATGACCATAAATACTCTGTTCAAGAAGTAGGTGAAACCGGATATAATATTAAACTTGGTAACGACTGGTACAAGGTTACTTATGGTGCAGATCAGCAAAATGGATTAACTGTAACTAACAAGAAGAAAACACCATGGACACCGATGGAACCACCTACAAGAGATTTAAAGGTTACTAAGTTTTGGAAAGATAAGGACAATAATGACCTAAATGCTCCCGTAGAAAAAATAGAAGTAGAACTATACAAGGATGGAGCAGCAACAGGGAACAAAAAAGAACTTACAAAGGCTAACAACTGGACAGCTGAATTCAAGAAACTACCTGTATCAGCAACTTTAGGTGGAGAGAACCATAACTACACAGTTAAGGAAACCGGAGAAAGCGGAAATGCTATTCAATTAAATAACAAATGGTATGAAGTTATTTATGGCGGAACAATGAAAGACGGTCTTATAGTAACAAACAAAGAAAAAAATTCGTGGACACCGATGGTACCACCGACAAGAGATATTAGAGTTACTAAGGTATGGCAAAACGATAGTGGAACAGAGATTGTTCCATCAGTTGATGAAATAACGGTAGAATTGTATCAAGATGGAAAGACTACAGGAAAGACATTAAAGCTTACATCAGCAAATAATTGGGCAGCTACTTTTGAAAAATTACCTGTATCAGCGACTTTAGGTGGTAAAAATTATGAGTATACCATCAAAGAAGTTGGCGTAAACGGAGAAAAGATAGAGTTAGCCGGAACATGGTATAGAGTAAGTTATGGTGGCACTATGGTAGACGGATTCGTAATTACCAATGAAAAGGAAGTAAAGCCGGAAAAACCTGATAAACCTGATAAACCCGATAAACCTGATAAACCGAATAAGCCAAATGGACCGACACCACCGGGCGGAACAACACCATCGAATGGACCGACACCATCGAATGGACCGACACCACCGAGCGCAACAACACCGCCGGATAATCCGACACAACTGGAGAATTCAACACAGACTGACAAAGCAACCAAGTTGAATCATTCAAGTAAGGAGAAAAAGACGACACTATTGAAGAAGATTGCACAATCAGGTCGTCACTTGCCAAAAACAGGAGACGGAGCAAATCCTGCTGTGTATGCATTGGCACTATTTGCGTTAGGAAGTTTGCTGACTGTAGTCGGTTATAGACGCAGAAAAAATGTAAACTAA